A single genomic interval of Fibrobacter sp. UWB4 harbors:
- a CDS encoding family 43 glycosylhydrolase — MIRFSRICTFAFVFAGLSLEISFAADWFAKETRWAGHDPDIIRYEDGYALATTDNHMLMQFSEDALNWKNGDPAMPEFSKWLYKYAPNMIDIWAPDIHYIGGEYRMYYCGSEMGIRSSGMGFMSSKEIDPTKPGYGWTDQGEVIHTVKSDSYNAIDAAVLKDLDGKVWMAFGSWGTGIHILELDEKTGKVKDGAKMQNIANRGGAGVEGASLIEHNGKYFLFTAWDNCCKKGADLENNSYKTTVGRSNRINGGYVDRSGKALLDGGGTILLSRYGRYYGPAGGEAFEDVNRQRFVNHYYDKNDGGNSYIQVRDIVWTDDNWPELGQPFMGRYLSAEAEHGILTHVDISSSSKASNGEFCAYINYDDSKIRLPMIIPQAGDYLIRYRYDNNWTEDGANGSSHFVDINGKTREVELPLTGAWSDFPEKSVVYIPTKLKRGSNFIEITKGKHYAELDRLDFLRIIRDTIPANGFDNGIRVRLTDKDEFAIKDGGYAIFENVITDSIVDVGVSVQVKNSAGGTLSLRTESKKGDVISKCELPAAGDSKWNDVKCSNLPKLKGVQDFYLTAEGLGSETLVGNIKFGKADTSSVAIPGSNRVARKIDVPVHNGYFDLKGRRFDKQIPYRVMF, encoded by the coding sequence ATGATTCGTTTTTCCAGAATTTGCACCTTTGCGTTCGTTTTTGCGGGCCTCTCGCTTGAGATTTCGTTTGCTGCCGATTGGTTTGCCAAGGAAACCCGCTGGGCAGGCCATGACCCGGACATTATCCGCTATGAAGATGGCTACGCGCTTGCGACGACGGATAACCACATGCTCATGCAGTTCTCCGAGGATGCTTTGAACTGGAAAAATGGCGACCCCGCCATGCCCGAGTTCTCGAAGTGGCTTTACAAATACGCTCCGAACATGATTGACATCTGGGCGCCGGATATTCATTACATCGGCGGTGAATACCGCATGTACTATTGCGGTTCCGAGATGGGCATCCGCTCGTCGGGCATGGGATTCATGTCAAGTAAGGAAATCGACCCGACAAAGCCTGGATACGGATGGACGGACCAGGGTGAGGTGATTCACACGGTTAAGAGCGATTCGTACAACGCCATTGACGCGGCGGTGCTCAAGGACCTCGATGGAAAAGTCTGGATGGCTTTTGGCTCCTGGGGTACGGGCATTCACATTCTCGAACTGGACGAAAAAACGGGCAAGGTGAAAGACGGCGCTAAAATGCAGAACATTGCCAACCGCGGTGGGGCAGGTGTCGAAGGCGCAAGCCTCATTGAACACAACGGCAAGTACTTCCTCTTTACCGCTTGGGACAATTGCTGCAAGAAGGGCGCGGATCTTGAAAACAATTCTTACAAGACGACCGTCGGGCGTTCCAACCGCATTAACGGCGGCTATGTAGACCGTTCGGGCAAGGCGCTCCTGGATGGCGGTGGCACGATTCTTCTGAGTCGCTATGGTCGCTATTACGGGCCTGCGGGCGGAGAAGCTTTCGAAGACGTGAACCGTCAGCGTTTTGTGAACCATTATTACGATAAAAATGACGGTGGCAATTCTTACATACAAGTGCGCGATATCGTGTGGACGGACGACAACTGGCCGGAACTTGGTCAGCCATTTATGGGGCGTTATCTGAGCGCCGAAGCGGAACACGGCATCCTCACGCATGTCGATATTTCTAGCAGTTCCAAGGCTTCGAACGGAGAATTTTGTGCTTACATCAATTATGACGATAGCAAGATTCGTTTGCCGATGATTATCCCGCAGGCGGGCGATTACCTTATCCGTTACCGTTACGACAACAACTGGACCGAAGATGGCGCAAACGGCAGTTCGCATTTCGTGGACATCAATGGCAAAACTCGTGAAGTTGAACTGCCGCTGACCGGCGCATGGAGCGATTTCCCGGAAAAATCCGTCGTGTACATCCCGACAAAGCTCAAACGCGGTTCGAACTTCATTGAAATCACGAAGGGCAAGCATTACGCAGAACTCGACCGTCTCGACTTTTTGCGCATCATCCGCGATACGATTCCGGCGAATGGCTTTGACAATGGCATTCGTGTACGCCTCACCGATAAGGATGAATTTGCGATTAAGGACGGCGGCTATGCCATTTTTGAAAACGTGATTACCGACTCTATCGTAGATGTTGGCGTGAGTGTCCAGGTGAAAAATAGCGCTGGCGGCACACTATCGCTTCGCACCGAAAGCAAAAAAGGTGATGTGATTTCCAAGTGCGAATTGCCTGCCGCTGGCGATTCCAAGTGGAATGACGTGAAATGTTCGAACTTGCCTAAACTCAAAGGCGTACAGGATTTTTACCTGACCGCTGAAGGTCTCGGTAGCGAAACGCTTGTCGGGAACATCAAATTTGGCAAGGCGGATACAAGCTCAGTTGCGATTCCTGGTTCCAATCGTGTGGCCCGCAAGATTGATGTCCCGGTTCACAATGGCTATTTCGATTTGAAAGGCCGCCGCTTTGACAAACAAATTCCTTATAGGGTGATGTTTTAG
- a CDS encoding formate/nitrite transporter family protein, with the protein MINFIKSIYSGLCIGLGGTVYLSCDNKILGSFLFGLGLFTILNFGFNLFTGKVGYFVNNKINYWGFLGTVWLGNFVGTFVFAKLMAATRYGAALQAKANALCVIKDGDGFASLLVLGIFCGMLMFIAADGYKTVENQVGKVFIVFLPVMVFILSGFEHCIADMFYFSLAGDFSMTMLKALVAITIGNSIGGGLIPLMQKLNAKSAKA; encoded by the coding sequence ATGATTAATTTTATTAAGTCTATTTACTCCGGTTTGTGCATTGGACTCGGCGGAACGGTTTACCTTTCTTGCGACAATAAGATCCTCGGGTCGTTCTTGTTCGGCCTCGGACTTTTTACGATTTTGAATTTCGGCTTCAACCTTTTTACAGGCAAGGTCGGCTATTTCGTCAATAACAAGATTAATTACTGGGGCTTTTTGGGAACAGTCTGGCTCGGGAATTTTGTCGGAACTTTCGTTTTCGCAAAGTTGATGGCGGCGACTCGCTATGGTGCGGCACTTCAAGCGAAAGCAAATGCTCTTTGCGTCATCAAGGACGGTGATGGCTTTGCAAGTTTGCTTGTGCTCGGGATTTTCTGCGGGATGCTCATGTTCATCGCCGCGGACGGCTACAAGACCGTTGAAAATCAGGTCGGTAAAGTATTTATCGTGTTTCTCCCGGTAATGGTCTTTATCTTGAGTGGTTTCGAGCACTGCATTGCAGACATGTTCTACTTCTCGCTTGCAGGCGATTTTTCAATGACCATGCTCAAGGCTCTTGTCGCAATTACAATAGGCAATTCCATTGGCGGCGGACTCATCCCGCTCATGCAAAAGCTGAACGCCAAGTCCGCGAAAGCATAA
- a CDS encoding glutamate synthase subunit beta — translation METVQRIQDVYRPVDERVKDVKEVERPLTAVEIVAQAGRCSNCGVPFCHGAGCPLGNLVPEFNEAVAAGDIHKGYDIISKTAFFPEFTGRVCPALCESCCTRNLNDDAVMVRQVEKFMIETAFEEGWVSLPTAEPNGKTAAVIGAGPAGLFAAEALRRKGFAVTVYEKHEKPGGLLRYGIPNWKLEKQVIDRRVALLEAAGIKFVCNTEIGKDISAEYIHRNFDYTFLAIGTPNARDLKIPGREAEGIYLALDYLHGAEMPDCNDPEKYNAKGKKVLIIGGGDTGNDCVGKAIREGCKSVLQVEFMPKPPETRSPSTPWPDWPYLLRTSYAHHEGGERRWNVSSKQFIVKDGHVAGVEAVRVEWDMSPLGKPLKPNEVPNSTEIIEADLVVLAMGFTGVPAEGLVNDLGLKLTPRTAIIPDPARNIYAVGDCANGASLVVRAMASAKQVVGRLK, via the coding sequence ATGGAAACAGTACAGAGAATACAAGATGTTTACCGTCCGGTTGATGAACGTGTCAAGGACGTAAAAGAAGTTGAACGCCCGCTGACTGCCGTTGAAATTGTGGCTCAGGCCGGCCGCTGCTCGAATTGCGGTGTGCCTTTCTGCCATGGCGCAGGTTGCCCGCTCGGAAACCTCGTTCCTGAATTTAACGAAGCGGTTGCCGCAGGCGACATTCACAAAGGTTACGATATCATTAGCAAGACGGCTTTCTTCCCGGAATTCACGGGACGCGTTTGTCCGGCTCTTTGCGAATCTTGCTGCACACGTAACTTGAATGACGATGCTGTGATGGTCCGTCAGGTCGAAAAGTTCATGATCGAAACAGCCTTCGAAGAAGGCTGGGTGAGCCTCCCGACGGCTGAACCGAACGGAAAGACCGCCGCCGTGATTGGCGCTGGCCCTGCGGGCTTGTTTGCCGCCGAAGCGCTCCGTCGAAAAGGCTTTGCCGTGACCGTTTATGAAAAGCACGAAAAGCCGGGTGGACTTCTGCGTTACGGCATTCCGAACTGGAAGCTTGAAAAGCAGGTGATTGATCGCCGCGTAGCTCTTCTCGAAGCTGCTGGCATCAAGTTTGTTTGCAATACTGAAATCGGCAAGGATATTTCTGCTGAATACATCCACCGCAATTTCGATTACACATTCCTCGCCATTGGTACGCCGAACGCCCGCGACTTGAAAATCCCGGGCCGCGAAGCCGAAGGCATTTACCTCGCTCTCGATTACTTGCACGGTGCCGAAATGCCTGATTGCAATGATCCGGAAAAGTACAATGCCAAGGGCAAAAAAGTCTTGATCATTGGCGGTGGCGATACGGGTAACGACTGCGTGGGTAAAGCAATCCGTGAAGGATGCAAGAGCGTTCTCCAGGTGGAATTCATGCCGAAGCCGCCTGAGACTCGTTCACCCTCTACGCCGTGGCCGGATTGGCCGTACTTGCTGCGCACAAGCTACGCACACCACGAAGGCGGCGAACGTCGCTGGAATGTTTCGTCCAAGCAGTTTATTGTCAAGGACGGTCACGTGGCTGGTGTCGAAGCTGTCCGTGTCGAATGGGATATGTCTCCGCTCGGCAAGCCGCTCAAGCCGAATGAAGTTCCGAATTCCACGGAAATCATCGAAGCTGATTTGGTCGTGCTCGCCATGGGCTTCACAGGCGTTCCGGCTGAAGGCCTCGTGAACGACTTGGGATTGAAACTCACGCCGCGTACGGCAATCATCCCAGACCCTGCACGTAACATTTACGCAGTCGGTGACTGTGCTAACGGTGCTTCGCTTGTGGTTCGCGCCATGGCTAGCGCTAAGCAAGTTGTTGGACGATTGAAATAA
- a CDS encoding endo-1,4-beta-xylanase produces MNFMNKKALAIAATVAMALSVPSFAQLNNGDMEYGDGGWYLWNNPDGPAVAESQIAVQGLGVDGSQGAKVVVKDLPNPWWGLQLQPPKWLADSGFYKLTFKAKGNMPINSVVQGGPPDYRQKESASFDLTDKWQTYEMIFLADQKGYGLNNITFQIGLKKGWIQLDDVEVEKMDEMSDPSWYNNADARIDSLRKVDFTVKANPGEKVHVKLLRHSFPFGTALALYDTKDSTENWYRNAAKKYFWHGVSENQFKWPEYEPKKGKIKRDEMKEYTDFTAQNHWKLRGHALMWSHQGYGFDKHYSNKGSCEEMAEKLKARINRDLKEYKGKITEYDVWNEPIHESWTFNKCGWGILDSAFIWAHKADPSAFLYINDYNVVAAGETDRYYGLIKGMLERKVPVMGIGVQCHFGLRPVVPGLIKERLDKLASLGLPIKVTEFDVGDWQMGMNDTEEVQAEKFETFLRTAFSHPAVNGIVFWGFWDNRHWVKNGGMIASDGREKPAAKRVYDLWHKVWTTDLYATADENGEAKFRGFKGYYQVNAGDKKFQMTVK; encoded by the coding sequence ATGAATTTTATGAATAAGAAAGCTCTTGCGATTGCGGCGACCGTTGCCATGGCGCTTTCTGTGCCGTCTTTTGCACAGTTGAATAATGGTGATATGGAGTATGGTGACGGCGGCTGGTATCTGTGGAACAATCCTGATGGTCCAGCTGTAGCCGAATCGCAAATTGCCGTGCAGGGACTCGGTGTCGATGGATCCCAGGGCGCTAAGGTCGTGGTGAAGGACTTGCCGAATCCGTGGTGGGGCTTGCAGCTCCAGCCGCCCAAGTGGCTTGCTGATTCTGGTTTTTATAAGCTCACATTCAAGGCAAAAGGCAATATGCCTATCAATTCCGTGGTGCAGGGCGGCCCTCCAGACTACCGCCAAAAAGAAAGCGCTTCGTTTGACTTGACGGACAAGTGGCAGACTTATGAAATGATTTTCCTTGCCGACCAGAAGGGGTATGGCCTCAACAACATTACGTTCCAGATTGGCCTCAAGAAGGGCTGGATCCAGCTCGATGATGTCGAAGTCGAGAAGATGGACGAAATGTCTGACCCGTCCTGGTATAACAATGCCGATGCCCGTATCGATAGCCTCCGCAAGGTGGATTTCACGGTCAAGGCAAATCCGGGCGAAAAGGTTCACGTGAAGTTGTTGCGTCATTCGTTCCCGTTCGGTACTGCGCTTGCACTCTACGATACCAAGGATAGCACTGAAAATTGGTACCGCAATGCCGCCAAGAAGTACTTCTGGCACGGCGTTTCTGAAAACCAGTTCAAGTGGCCGGAATATGAACCAAAGAAGGGCAAGATCAAGCGTGATGAAATGAAGGAATACACGGACTTCACCGCCCAGAATCATTGGAAGCTTCGCGGTCACGCGCTCATGTGGAGCCATCAGGGCTACGGTTTTGACAAGCATTACAGCAACAAGGGTAGCTGTGAAGAAATGGCCGAAAAGCTCAAGGCCCGCATTAATCGCGACCTCAAGGAATACAAGGGCAAGATTACCGAATATGACGTGTGGAACGAACCGATTCACGAATCCTGGACGTTCAACAAGTGCGGCTGGGGCATTCTCGACAGTGCCTTCATTTGGGCGCACAAGGCTGACCCGAGTGCTTTCCTTTACATCAACGATTACAACGTCGTGGCTGCTGGCGAAACGGATCGCTATTATGGCTTGATCAAGGGTATGCTCGAACGCAAGGTGCCTGTGATGGGCATCGGTGTGCAGTGCCACTTTGGTCTGCGTCCGGTTGTGCCGGGCCTTATCAAGGAACGCTTGGACAAGCTCGCTTCTCTCGGCCTCCCGATCAAGGTCACTGAATTTGACGTGGGCGACTGGCAGATGGGGATGAACGATACCGAAGAAGTCCAGGCCGAAAAGTTCGAAACCTTCCTCCGTACGGCATTTAGCCATCCTGCTGTGAACGGTATCGTGTTCTGGGGCTTCTGGGACAACCGTCACTGGGTCAAGAACGGCGGCATGATTGCTTCTGACGGCCGCGAAAAGCCTGCCGCAAAGCGTGTGTACGACTTGTGGCACAAGGTCTGGACAACGGATCTCTATGCAACTGCCGACGAAAATGGCGAAGCCAAGTTCCGCGGCTTCAAGGGCTATTATCAGGTCAACGCAGGCGATAAGAAGTTCCAGATGACCGTGAAGTAG
- the gltB gene encoding glutamate synthase large subunit has product MQAQALYDPANEHDACGVGLVANINNIASHQIVVQGITVLKRLLHRGATGGDPETGDGAGLLLSMPHKFFHKIYNDLPNRYGVAMVFVENTVAADSADAEIEKLAAAEGAPVVKIREVPVDPSAIGHTARETLPHIRQYIFDGSKFESNEAFEIKLFVLRRLIEKSVKNLYICSCSSKTIVYKGLLLATQIEGFYKDLKDNDFESAIALVHQRYSTNTFPTWPLAHPFRYLAHNGEINTLRGNLNSLKAREPYLKSDRIGEDLQKCLPLIAAGQSDSASLDNMFELLVAAGRSLPHAMLMMMPQAWGAKHYLGRDVRGFFEYESMLMEPWDGPAAVAFSDGVNAGAILDRNGLRPARYTLCKDGLFVMASETGVLDIDDDQVEEKGRLKPGEIIYLDIENHRILKNAEMKALVARSKPYRRWVAENKMSVRGLFSEINPSDVPADLLIQQKRFGYSAEDLSVILQPMAKTGAEPLGSMGNDAALAVLSDKPQPLFNYFKQLFAQVTNPPIDPIREELVMSLTTYIGNHGNILEETPEQAHLIKIPRPVVTEDEIRRFENIGDKSFKAKVLKMQFPIGGNGEVLEEALQKLAGDAIRAVQDGFNIIVLSDKNVDWGYVPMPSLLATACVNRSLVEAGVRPEIGLIVQSGEVREVMHFALLLGYGATVINPYLALESITNMCHTGELDVDPVTAAANYIKAVDKGLLKIMSKMGISTLRSYRSAQIFEAVGLNREFIDKYLPGTASRIEGIGLKEIAQEIDARCHIALADASSVLKEGGQYRYRSEGERHLWTPQSIAAFRQAVQMGDYEKFKAYSKLIDDQSERLATLRGLFKFKETTPIDISEVESRESIVKHFVAGAMSLGSLSPEAHETIAIAMNSVGAMSNCGEGGEDPDRNTPGPNGEIRSSAIRQIASGRFGVTIDYLRHAKDLQIKMAQGAKPGEGGQLPARKVNEFVARVRHSIPNVSLISPPPHHDIYSIEDLAQLIYDLHNSNPKARVSVKLVSEVGVGTIAAGVAKAHANVVLISGHDGGTGASPLTSIKHAGLPWELGIAEAEQTLVLNNLRGRVKLQVDGQLKTGRDVVIGALLGAEEFGFATNLLVSLGCIMDRRCHTNQCPMGLATQDPELRKHFKGKPEYVKNFLFFIADEVREILASLGLKSLHEACGRSDLLDVNHAIEFYKAKHLDFSKVFQTVEGCKSFDENYEPEELVNFDRREILPFVQDSFKEGKSVELCAMIHNTDRTVGTETSGYVDDFYGAKGLPEDTIKIHLQGVAGQSFGAFLAPGVTLDLEGEVNDFMAKGLSGGKIIVRPPHNATFKAEDNVIAGNVIGYGGTSGKVFINGLAGERFGIRNSGMLLVSEGVGDHGCEYMTGGRVVVLGRVGVNFAAGMTGGLAYVYDETGHFDLSCNVDSVDLESVLPGTESEKELLDIIKQHVEATGSAKGKRILEDWNDARPKFVKVFPVEYRHALAMHTQK; this is encoded by the coding sequence ATGCAAGCACAAGCTCTTTACGATCCAGCCAACGAACATGACGCCTGCGGCGTCGGCTTGGTCGCCAATATAAATAATATCGCTTCTCACCAGATTGTTGTCCAGGGTATCACCGTATTAAAGCGCCTCCTCCATCGTGGTGCAACGGGTGGCGACCCGGAAACGGGTGATGGTGCCGGCCTTCTGCTTTCGATGCCGCACAAGTTCTTCCACAAGATCTACAATGATCTTCCGAACCGTTACGGCGTGGCGATGGTCTTTGTCGAAAATACGGTGGCTGCCGATTCTGCTGATGCTGAAATTGAAAAGCTTGCCGCAGCTGAAGGTGCTCCGGTCGTCAAGATTCGTGAAGTTCCGGTGGATCCGTCCGCCATCGGTCACACGGCTCGCGAAACGCTTCCGCACATCCGTCAGTACATTTTTGACGGCTCAAAGTTCGAATCGAACGAAGCATTCGAAATCAAGCTGTTTGTGCTCCGCCGCTTGATCGAAAAGTCTGTCAAAAACCTCTACATCTGCTCTTGCAGCTCCAAGACGATTGTCTATAAGGGCCTTTTGCTTGCAACGCAGATCGAAGGTTTCTACAAGGATTTGAAGGATAACGATTTCGAAAGTGCTATTGCGCTTGTCCACCAGCGTTATTCGACCAACACGTTCCCGACCTGGCCTTTGGCCCATCCGTTCCGCTACCTCGCTCACAACGGCGAAATCAATACGCTCCGCGGAAACTTGAACAGCCTCAAGGCTCGTGAACCGTACCTCAAGAGCGACCGCATTGGCGAAGATTTGCAGAAGTGCTTGCCGCTGATTGCCGCAGGCCAGAGCGACTCCGCTAGCCTCGACAACATGTTTGAACTTTTGGTGGCCGCAGGCCGTAGCCTCCCGCACGCGATGCTCATGATGATGCCGCAGGCTTGGGGTGCAAAGCATTACCTCGGCCGCGATGTGCGTGGTTTCTTCGAATACGAATCCATGTTGATGGAACCGTGGGATGGTCCGGCAGCCGTCGCATTCTCCGACGGCGTGAACGCAGGTGCCATTTTGGACCGCAACGGTCTCCGTCCGGCACGTTACACTTTATGTAAAGACGGTTTGTTTGTCATGGCATCCGAAACGGGTGTGCTCGACATCGACGACGACCAGGTTGAAGAAAAGGGTCGTTTAAAACCGGGTGAAATCATTTACCTCGATATTGAAAACCACCGCATCTTGAAGAATGCGGAAATGAAGGCTCTCGTCGCCCGCAGCAAGCCGTACCGCCGCTGGGTTGCCGAAAACAAGATGAGCGTTCGTGGCCTCTTCAGCGAAATCAATCCGTCTGATGTCCCGGCTGATTTGCTTATCCAGCAGAAGCGCTTTGGCTACTCTGCCGAAGACTTGAGCGTGATTTTGCAGCCGATGGCAAAGACTGGTGCAGAACCGCTCGGCTCCATGGGTAACGACGCCGCTCTCGCCGTGCTTTCTGACAAGCCGCAGCCGCTGTTCAACTACTTCAAGCAGCTGTTCGCACAGGTGACGAACCCGCCGATTGACCCGATTCGTGAAGAACTCGTGATGAGCCTTACGACCTACATCGGTAACCACGGCAACATTCTCGAAGAAACTCCGGAACAGGCTCACCTCATCAAGATTCCGCGTCCGGTTGTAACCGAAGACGAAATCCGCCGTTTTGAAAACATTGGTGACAAGAGCTTCAAGGCTAAAGTCCTTAAGATGCAGTTCCCGATTGGCGGCAATGGCGAAGTTCTCGAAGAAGCTTTGCAGAAGCTCGCTGGCGACGCTATCCGCGCTGTGCAGGACGGCTTCAACATCATCGTCCTTTCCGACAAGAATGTGGATTGGGGCTATGTCCCGATGCCGTCGCTTTTGGCAACCGCTTGCGTGAACCGTTCGCTCGTCGAAGCTGGTGTCCGTCCTGAAATCGGTTTGATTGTGCAGTCTGGTGAAGTTCGCGAAGTCATGCATTTTGCCCTTTTGCTCGGCTATGGTGCAACGGTCATCAACCCGTACCTCGCTCTCGAAAGCATTACGAACATGTGCCATACCGGCGAACTCGATGTGGACCCGGTCACGGCAGCGGCCAACTACATCAAGGCTGTGGACAAGGGCCTCTTGAAGATCATGTCCAAGATGGGTATCTCTACGCTCCGCAGCTACCGCAGCGCTCAAATTTTCGAAGCCGTCGGTCTCAACCGCGAATTTATCGACAAGTACCTCCCGGGTACTGCAAGCCGCATCGAAGGTATCGGTCTCAAGGAAATCGCTCAGGAAATCGACGCTCGTTGCCATATCGCTCTTGCCGATGCTAGCAGCGTCCTCAAGGAAGGCGGTCAGTACCGCTATCGCAGCGAAGGCGAACGCCACTTGTGGACTCCGCAGTCCATCGCTGCATTCCGCCAGGCCGTGCAGATGGGCGATTACGAAAAGTTCAAGGCTTACTCCAAGCTCATTGACGATCAGTCCGAACGCCTAGCAACGCTCCGCGGCCTTTTCAAGTTCAAGGAAACGACTCCGATTGACATTTCCGAAGTCGAATCTCGTGAAAGCATCGTCAAGCACTTTGTCGCTGGCGCTATGAGCCTTGGCTCCTTGAGCCCGGAAGCTCACGAAACAATCGCTATCGCCATGAACAGCGTGGGTGCCATGAGCAACTGCGGTGAAGGTGGTGAAGACCCGGATCGCAATACTCCGGGGCCGAACGGTGAAATCCGCAGCTCTGCTATTCGCCAGATCGCTTCTGGTCGTTTCGGTGTGACGATCGACTATCTCCGTCACGCTAAGGATTTGCAGATCAAGATGGCTCAGGGTGCAAAGCCGGGTGAAGGTGGTCAGCTCCCTGCTCGTAAGGTGAACGAATTTGTGGCTCGCGTGCGTCACTCCATCCCGAACGTGTCGCTCATTTCTCCGCCGCCGCACCACGATATTTACTCCATCGAAGACTTGGCTCAGCTCATTTACGACTTGCACAACTCCAACCCGAAGGCTCGTGTTTCTGTGAAGCTCGTGTCTGAAGTCGGTGTCGGTACGATTGCTGCCGGTGTTGCCAAGGCTCACGCAAACGTCGTTCTCATCTCTGGTCACGATGGCGGTACGGGCGCATCTCCGCTCACTTCCATTAAGCATGCGGGACTTCCGTGGGAACTTGGTATTGCTGAAGCTGAACAGACTCTCGTCTTGAACAACCTCCGTGGTCGCGTGAAGCTCCAGGTCGATGGTCAGCTCAAGACCGGTCGTGACGTCGTGATTGGCGCTCTCCTCGGTGCCGAAGAATTTGGCTTTGCCACGAACTTGCTCGTATCGCTCGGTTGCATTATGGACCGCCGCTGCCATACGAACCAGTGCCCGATGGGCCTTGCCACGCAGGATCCGGAACTCCGCAAGCACTTCAAGGGCAAGCCGGAATACGTCAAGAACTTCTTGTTCTTCATTGCCGACGAAGTCCGTGAAATCCTCGCAAGCCTCGGTCTCAAGAGCCTCCATGAAGCCTGCGGCCGTAGCGACTTGCTCGATGTAAACCACGCTATTGAATTCTACAAGGCAAAGCACCTCGACTTTAGCAAGGTCTTCCAGACTGTTGAAGGTTGCAAGTCCTTCGATGAAAATTATGAACCCGAAGAACTCGTCAACTTTGACCGCCGCGAAATTCTCCCGTTCGTGCAGGATTCCTTCAAGGAAGGCAAGTCGGTGGAACTTTGCGCCATGATCCACAACACGGACCGCACGGTCGGTACTGAAACCTCCGGCTACGTGGATGACTTCTACGGTGCAAAGGGTCTCCCGGAAGATACGATCAAGATTCATTTGCAGGGTGTTGCCGGCCAGAGCTTCGGTGCATTCCTCGCTCCGGGTGTTACGCTTGACCTTGAAGGTGAAGTCAACGACTTTATGGCTAAGGGACTCAGCGGTGGTAAGATTATCGTTCGCCCGCCGCACAACGCAACGTTCAAGGCCGAAGACAACGTCATCGCTGGTAACGTCATCGGTTACGGTGGTACAAGCGGTAAGGTGTTCATCAACGGTCTCGCTGGCGAACGCTTCGGTATCCGTAACTCCGGTATGCTTCTCGTTTCTGAAGGCGTGGGTGACCATGGTTGCGAATACATGACGGGTGGTCGCGTGGTCGTGCTCGGTCGCGTGGGCGTGAACTTCGCTGCCGGTATGACGGGTGGTCTCGCTTACGTCTACGACGAAACGGGTCACTTTGACTTGAGCTGCAACGTGGATTCTGTGGACCTCGAAAGTGTGCTTCCGGGAACGGAAAGCGAAAAGGAACTCCTCGACATCATCAAGCAGCACGTCGAAGCTACTGGTTCTGCAAAGGGCAAGCGCATTCTCGAAGACTGGAACGATGCCCGTCCGAAATTTGTAAAGGTATTCCCGGTTGAATACCGTCACGCTTTAGCTATGCACACTCAGAAGTAA